One Cupriavidus taiwanensis DNA window includes the following coding sequences:
- a CDS encoding hybrid sensor histidine kinase/response regulator produces the protein MNPEQLRDASLLELFALEADAQAEILNAGLLALERNPGAPGQLEACMRAAHSLKGAARIVGLDGGVRLAHAMEDCLVAAQGGMPLAAAHIDALLQGTDLLLRIGHPPGGDPDWSEHAGRAEIDAVVQRLHSLDGGNAPAQPATTDASVASPLRTSAAPPPLDPEPAPLAPLAAHTADGPERMLRINADALDQLLALSGEAMVESHWLRPFGASLQKARRQQARALRAADTLQQALRETQESGGAQALSAAQAALAELRQLLDDGHQQLAARLDEFEQYDHRATRLARRLYDSALASRMRPLSDGLAGYARMVRDLGRALGKSVHLELSGAGTQVDRDILEALDAPLAHLLRNAVDHGIEAPAVREALGKPAEGRVTLHARHNAGRLQIEISDDGAGVDLEALRRAIVRRRLASEETAARLSQAELLDFLLLPGFSMRDTVSEVSGRGVGLDAVQEMVRRVRGSLRLTQQPGQGLHFSLELPLTLSVVRTLLVDVAGEAYAFPLGRVLRATSVARGEIEQTEGHQHFRHEGRAIGLISAAQVLQRAGADPGDARERVPVVIIGEGERTYGIAVERMLGERLLVVQPLPAALGKVRDIAAGSLTDDGTPVLIFDVEDMIRSVEKLVSEGRIEGVRQPAAAITQARARRVLVVDDSLTVRELQRKLLAGRGYDVTVAVDGMDGWNVLRAEPFDLVITDIDMPRMDGIELVRRIRQDAALRQLPVMVVSYKDREQDRQRGLEAGADYYLAKGSFHDAALLDAVQDLIGEARP, from the coding sequence ATGAACCCCGAACAATTGCGCGACGCCTCGCTGCTGGAGCTGTTTGCGCTCGAAGCCGACGCGCAGGCCGAGATCCTCAACGCCGGCCTGCTGGCGCTGGAGCGCAACCCGGGCGCGCCCGGGCAGCTTGAAGCGTGCATGCGCGCGGCCCACTCGCTCAAGGGCGCGGCGCGCATTGTCGGGCTCGACGGCGGCGTGCGGCTGGCGCATGCCATGGAAGACTGCCTGGTCGCCGCCCAGGGCGGCATGCCGCTGGCTGCCGCGCATATCGATGCGCTGCTGCAGGGCACCGACCTGCTGCTGCGCATCGGCCATCCTCCCGGCGGCGACCCGGACTGGTCCGAGCACGCCGGCCGTGCCGAGATCGACGCGGTGGTGCAGCGGCTGCATTCGCTCGACGGCGGCAACGCGCCGGCGCAGCCCGCCACAACTGACGCGTCCGTGGCATCGCCGCTCCGCACCTCCGCCGCGCCACCTCCCCTCGACCCCGAACCGGCGCCACTGGCACCGTTGGCCGCGCACACCGCGGACGGCCCCGAGCGCATGCTGCGCATCAATGCCGATGCGCTGGACCAGCTGCTGGCGCTGTCGGGCGAGGCCATGGTCGAGTCGCACTGGCTGCGCCCCTTCGGCGCATCGCTGCAAAAGGCGCGGCGCCAGCAGGCGCGTGCGCTGCGCGCGGCCGACACGCTGCAGCAGGCCCTGCGCGAAACGCAGGAGTCCGGCGGCGCGCAGGCGTTATCCGCGGCCCAGGCGGCGCTGGCCGAGCTGCGCCAGCTGCTCGACGATGGCCACCAGCAACTGGCCGCGCGGCTGGACGAGTTCGAGCAGTACGACCACCGCGCCACGCGGCTGGCGCGCCGGCTCTATGACAGCGCGCTGGCGTCGCGCATGCGCCCGCTGTCCGACGGCCTGGCCGGCTACGCGCGCATGGTGCGTGACCTGGGCCGCGCGCTGGGCAAGTCCGTGCATCTGGAACTATCCGGCGCCGGCACGCAGGTCGACCGCGACATCCTCGAGGCGCTGGACGCGCCGCTGGCACACCTGCTGCGCAATGCCGTCGACCATGGCATCGAAGCCCCGGCGGTGCGCGAGGCACTCGGCAAACCCGCGGAGGGCCGCGTCACGCTGCACGCGCGCCACAACGCCGGCCGGCTGCAGATCGAGATCTCCGACGACGGCGCCGGGGTCGACCTCGAAGCGCTGCGGCGCGCCATCGTGCGGCGGCGGCTGGCCTCCGAAGAGACCGCGGCGCGGCTGTCGCAGGCCGAGCTGCTCGACTTCCTGCTGCTGCCCGGCTTCAGCATGCGCGACACCGTCTCCGAAGTCTCGGGCCGCGGCGTCGGCCTCGACGCGGTGCAGGAGATGGTGCGGCGCGTGCGCGGCAGCCTGCGCCTGACGCAGCAGCCGGGCCAGGGGCTGCACTTCAGCCTGGAGCTGCCGCTGACGCTGTCGGTGGTGCGCACGCTGCTGGTGGATGTCGCCGGCGAAGCCTATGCCTTTCCGCTGGGCCGCGTGCTGCGCGCGACCTCGGTGGCGCGCGGCGAGATCGAACAGACCGAGGGCCACCAGCATTTCCGCCACGAGGGCCGCGCCATCGGGCTGATCAGCGCGGCGCAGGTGCTGCAGCGGGCCGGGGCGGACCCTGGCGACGCGCGCGAGCGGGTCCCGGTGGTCATCATCGGCGAGGGCGAGCGCACCTATGGCATTGCCGTCGAGCGCATGCTGGGCGAACGCCTGCTGGTGGTGCAGCCGCTGCCCGCGGCGCTGGGCAAGGTGCGCGACATTGCCGCCGGCAGCCTGACCGACGACGGTACGCCGGTGCTGATCTTCGATGTCGAGGACATGATCCGCTCGGTCGAGAAGCTGGTGTCCGAGGGCCGCATCGAAGGCGTGCGGCAGCCGGCCGCGGCCATCACGCAGGCGCGCGCGCGGCGCGTGCTGGTGGTGGACGACTCGCTGACCGTGCGCGAGCTGCAGCGCAAGCTGCTGGCCGGGCGCGGCTATGACGTGACGGTCGCGGTCGACGGCATGGACGGCTGGAACGTGCTGCGCGCCGAGCCCTTCGACCTGGTCATCACCGACATCGACATGCCGCGCATGGACGGCATCGAGCTGGTGCGCCGCATCCGCCAGGACGCGGCGCTGCGCCAGCTGCCGGTGATGGTGGTGTCGTACAAGGACCGCGAGCAGGACCGCCAGCGCGGCCTGGAGGCCGGCGCGGACTATTATCTGGCCAAGGGCAGTTTCCACGACGCCGCGTTGCTCGACGCGGTCCAGGACCTGATCGGCGAGGCACGTCCATGA
- a CDS encoding chemotaxis response regulator protein-glutamate methylesterase, whose amino-acid sequence MKIGIVNDSALAVAALRRALALDPSFEVAWIAGDGAQAVQMAARQTPDLILMDLLMPVMDGVEATRRIMAATPCAIVVVTMDLGRNATQVFDAMSHGAIDAVDTPTLAEADAQLAAGPLLRKLRNIARLLAGRVAPQHALAVAPRAVSAPRLVAIGASAGGPAALATLLGALPADFSAAVVTVQHVDEAFAAGMADWLDGQCALPVRIARAGETPQAGTVLLAGTNDHLRLATPSRLAYTEQPCDYLYRPSIDVFFESVVEQWRGDVIGVLLTGMGRDGALGLKAMRERGFLTIAQDRATSAVYGMPKAAAALGAAAEILPLPRIAPRLVQACGPAALPWPAPPA is encoded by the coding sequence ATGAAAATCGGCATCGTCAATGATTCCGCGCTCGCGGTCGCCGCGCTGCGCCGCGCGCTGGCGCTGGATCCGTCGTTCGAGGTCGCGTGGATTGCCGGCGACGGCGCCCAGGCGGTGCAGATGGCCGCGCGCCAGACCCCGGACCTGATCCTGATGGACCTGCTGATGCCGGTGATGGACGGGGTCGAGGCCACGCGCCGGATCATGGCCGCCACCCCCTGCGCCATCGTGGTGGTGACCATGGATCTGGGCCGCAACGCCACCCAAGTCTTCGACGCGATGAGCCATGGCGCCATCGACGCGGTCGACACGCCCACGCTGGCCGAGGCCGATGCCCAGCTTGCCGCCGGGCCGCTGCTGCGCAAGCTGCGCAATATCGCACGGCTGCTCGCGGGCCGGGTGGCGCCGCAGCACGCGCTGGCGGTGGCGCCGCGCGCGGTCAGCGCGCCGCGGCTGGTGGCAATCGGCGCGTCGGCCGGCGGCCCGGCCGCGCTGGCCACGCTGCTGGGCGCGCTGCCGGCGGACTTCAGTGCCGCGGTGGTCACCGTGCAGCATGTCGACGAGGCCTTTGCCGCCGGCATGGCCGACTGGCTCGACGGGCAGTGCGCGCTGCCGGTGCGCATCGCCCGCGCCGGCGAGACCCCGCAGGCCGGCACCGTGCTGCTGGCCGGCACCAACGACCACCTGCGCCTGGCCACCCCAAGCCGGCTGGCCTACACCGAACAACCCTGCGATTACCTTTATCGCCCCTCCATCGACGTATTCTTCGAAAGCGTGGTGGAACAGTGGCGCGGCGACGTGATCGGCGTGCTGCTGACCGGCATGGGACGCGACGGCGCGCTTGGCCTGAAGGCGATGCGCGAGCGCGGCTTCCTGACCATCGCCCAGGACCGCGCCACCAGCGCCGTGTACGGCATGCCCAAGGCCGCCGCCGCGCTCGGCGCCGCCGCCGAGATCCTGCCGCTGCCGCGCATCGCCCCGCGGCTGGTGCAGGCGTGCGGCCCCGCCGCGCTGCCGTGGCCCGCGCCGCCCGCCTGA
- a CDS encoding diguanylate cyclase, translated as MQPESSNPPAVPAPALAADRQEYLAMVLLVDDQAMVGEAVRRALATEPDIDFHYCAQPDEAVAVAQRTKPTVILQDLVMPGVDGLTLVQRYRDNPATRDIPIIVLSTKEEAATKGAAFAAGANDYLVKLPDSIELIARIRYHSRSYLNQLQRDEAYRALRQSQQQLLETNLELQRLTNSDGLTGLSNRRYFDEYLGAEWRRALREQSQVALLMIDVDAFKAYNDTYGHVAGDEVLRRIAAVIRDNCVRATDLPARFGGEEFAMVLPATSPGGVRLLAEKVRRAVQGLAIAHSGSSTLDCVTVSIGGAVLVPQPGAQPATLVEAADAGLYQAKRNGRNQVMMAQG; from the coding sequence ATGCAACCCGAATCCTCCAACCCACCCGCCGTGCCCGCGCCGGCACTCGCTGCCGACCGGCAGGAGTACCTTGCCATGGTGCTGCTGGTGGACGACCAGGCCATGGTCGGCGAAGCGGTGCGCCGCGCGCTGGCCACCGAGCCGGATATCGACTTCCATTACTGCGCGCAGCCGGACGAAGCGGTGGCCGTGGCGCAGCGCACCAAGCCCACCGTGATCCTGCAAGACCTGGTGATGCCGGGCGTGGACGGCCTGACGCTGGTGCAGCGCTATCGCGACAACCCCGCCACGCGCGATATCCCGATCATCGTGCTGTCGACCAAGGAAGAGGCCGCGACCAAGGGCGCGGCGTTTGCCGCCGGCGCCAACGACTACCTGGTCAAGCTGCCGGACAGCATCGAGCTGATTGCGCGCATCCGCTATCACTCGCGCTCGTACCTGAACCAGCTGCAGCGCGACGAAGCCTACCGCGCGCTGCGGCAAAGCCAGCAGCAGCTGCTCGAGACCAATCTGGAGCTGCAGCGCCTGACCAACTCAGACGGGCTGACCGGCTTGTCCAACCGGCGTTATTTCGACGAGTACCTCGGCGCGGAATGGCGGCGCGCGCTGCGCGAACAAAGCCAGGTGGCGCTGCTGATGATCGATGTCGATGCCTTCAAGGCCTACAACGACACCTACGGCCACGTCGCCGGCGACGAGGTGCTGCGCCGCATCGCCGCGGTGATCCGCGACAACTGCGTGCGCGCCACCGACCTGCCCGCGCGCTTCGGCGGCGAGGAGTTCGCCATGGTGCTGCCGGCGACCTCGCCCGGCGGCGTGCGGCTGCTGGCGGAGAAGGTGCGGCGCGCGGTGCAGGGGCTGGCCATCGCCCACAGCGGCTCGTCCACGCTCGACTGCGTCACCGTCAGCATCGGCGGCGCGGTGCTGGTGCCGCAGCCCGGCGCACAGCCAGCCACGCTGGTGGAAGCGGCCGATGCCGGCCTGTACCAGGCCAAGCGCAATGGCCGCAACCAGGTGATGATGGCGCAAGGCTGA
- a CDS encoding CheR family methyltransferase, translating to MSTAAHTAAHIEALLKARIGLDAGAIGSGAVARAVRERQQARQAPDAEAYWQLLQGTADEFQALIEAVVVPETWFFRHREALLTLGRFAAERAFADGRRTLRLLSLPCSTGEEPYSIAMALLDAGVPPGRFYIDAVDISARALALARQAQYSANAFRSAPLDFRDRYFTATPAGYALDARVRAQVRLLQGNLVEPGLLAGEAPYDFVFCRNLLIYFDAAGQRQAVQTLVRLTMADGLLFVGPAEASVLSAQGLEPVGIPLTFAFRKPAAAAARARAPSHPPPHATLPPRMAAPPRLPRPPASMRPVAVRSPTPPASPGAAPTAAPAADAHAAALAAIAAMADRGELDAATAACLALLDHAAPDAGGGAMANAYCMLGVLHDAAGRVAQAHAAYRKALYLDPSHQESLYHLAALLDTEGDHDGATRLRQRAQRHSRKHHG from the coding sequence GTGAGCACCGCCGCGCACACCGCCGCGCATATCGAAGCCTTGCTGAAGGCCCGCATCGGCCTGGACGCCGGCGCCATCGGCAGCGGCGCGGTGGCGCGCGCCGTGCGCGAGCGCCAGCAGGCGCGGCAAGCGCCCGATGCCGAGGCCTATTGGCAGCTGCTGCAAGGCACCGCCGACGAATTCCAGGCGCTGATCGAGGCCGTGGTGGTGCCCGAGACCTGGTTCTTCCGCCACCGCGAAGCCTTGCTGACGCTGGGCCGCTTTGCCGCCGAACGCGCCTTTGCCGACGGCAGGCGCACGCTGCGGCTGCTGAGCCTGCCCTGCTCCACCGGCGAAGAACCGTATTCGATCGCCATGGCGCTGCTCGATGCGGGCGTGCCGCCGGGGCGCTTCTATATCGACGCGGTGGACATCAGCGCGCGTGCGCTGGCCCTTGCCCGCCAGGCGCAATACAGCGCGAACGCCTTCCGCAGCGCGCCGCTGGACTTCCGCGACCGCTACTTCACCGCCACGCCCGCCGGCTATGCGCTGGATGCGCGCGTGCGCGCGCAGGTGCGGCTGCTGCAGGGCAACCTGGTCGAGCCCGGCCTGCTGGCGGGCGAAGCGCCCTATGACTTTGTGTTCTGCCGCAACCTGCTGATCTACTTCGACGCCGCCGGGCAGCGGCAGGCGGTACAGACGCTGGTGCGCCTGACCATGGCCGACGGCCTGCTCTTCGTCGGGCCGGCCGAGGCCAGCGTGCTGAGCGCGCAGGGGCTGGAGCCGGTCGGCATCCCGCTGACCTTTGCCTTCCGCAAGCCGGCGGCCGCGGCGGCGCGGGCGAGGGCCCCGTCCCACCCGCCGCCGCACGCCACCCTGCCGCCCCGCATGGCCGCGCCGCCGCGACTGCCGCGCCCGCCGGCATCGATGCGTCCGGTGGCGGTGCGCTCGCCAACGCCGCCAGCATCACCGGGGGCAGCGCCGACCGCTGCGCCAGCGGCCGATGCGCACGCCGCCGCGCTGGCCGCGATCGCCGCCATGGCCGACCGCGGCGAACTGGACGCGGCCACCGCCGCATGCCTGGCGCTGCTCGACCACGCCGCGCCGGATGCCGGCGGCGGCGCCATGGCCAATGCCTATTGCATGCTCGGCGTGCTGCACGACGCCGCCGGCCGTGTCGCCCAGGCGCACGCGGCCTACCGCAAGGCGCTGTACCTGGATCCGTCGCACCAGGAAAGCCTGTATCACCTGGCCGCGCTGCTCGACACCGAAGGCGACCATGACGGCGCCACCCGCCTGCGCCAGCGCGCGCAGCGCCACTCCCGCAAGCACCATGGCTGA
- a CDS encoding chemotaxis protein CheW: MAETPVHPFATVVRAEVDDCWRRIGVRGDGSCPALAEHAHCRNCPTYAQAAAMLLDARQLEQDLQDLPEAAGADSHGSTDSATALACLVFRIGDEWLALPTAALGEVTAPCPVHSLPHRRDAAVLGLAAVRGNLLACLSLAHLFDAGAARAEPDAAGSRFLVLGQGRAAIALPVAEVSGIVRVQRAALLPLPATLARGSARYTQALFLDHGRSVGLLDAAQVRQALARSLA, from the coding sequence ATGGCTGAAACCCCGGTCCATCCCTTTGCCACCGTGGTGCGCGCCGAGGTCGACGACTGCTGGCGGCGCATCGGCGTGCGCGGCGACGGCAGCTGCCCGGCGCTGGCCGAGCACGCCCACTGCCGCAATTGCCCGACTTATGCGCAGGCCGCGGCCATGTTGCTGGATGCCCGCCAGCTGGAGCAAGACCTGCAGGACCTGCCCGAGGCCGCCGGCGCGGACAGCCACGGCAGCACCGACAGCGCCACCGCGCTGGCCTGCCTGGTGTTCCGCATCGGCGATGAATGGCTGGCGCTGCCCACCGCCGCGCTGGGCGAAGTCACCGCGCCGTGCCCGGTCCATTCGCTGCCGCACCGGCGCGACGCCGCCGTGCTGGGGCTGGCCGCGGTGCGCGGCAACCTGCTGGCCTGCCTGTCGCTGGCGCACCTGTTCGACGCCGGCGCCGCGCGCGCCGAGCCCGACGCCGCCGGCAGCCGCTTCCTGGTCCTGGGGCAAGGCCGCGCCGCGATCGCGCTGCCGGTGGCGGAGGTTTCCGGCATCGTGCGCGTGCAGCGCGCCGCGCTGCTGCCGCTGCCGGCCACGCTGGCGCGCGGCTCGGCGCGCTATACACAGGCGCTGTTCCTCGACCACGGGCGCAGCGTCGGCCTGCTCGACGCCGCGCAGGTCCGCCAGGCGCTGGCACGGAGCCTGGCATGA